The Acidobacteriota bacterium nucleotide sequence ACGATATTAGCGTCGCGCGGATCAATGGCCACCGACTCGACACTGTGAATCTCATCATGATTCAGCGGCGAGATGCGCTCCCAGTTGGCCCCCGCGTCGCGGCTGCGGAAGACGCCTTCGAGCGTCCCGGCCACCAGAGTGCGCGAATCCGACGGCGCCAGCGCCAGCGCCCGCACCGACTGCTCCTTCATTCCTTCGAGCGCCTTCCATGTGCGACCACGATCCTCGCTCTTCCACACCCCGCCGTCCTTATCGCGCAGACTCCACACGCCCGCGTACACCACTTGATTATTGTTGGGATCAACCAGGAGTTGATCGACCACCCAGTAGGGCGGCAACTGCAATCCACCGAGCGGCGTCCATGTGCGCCCGGCATCCACCGTCAGATAAACCTGACCGGTGCGCGTGCCGGCGTACATGCGATCCGGGTCGCGCGGATCAGCGGCCAGCGCGCGCGCGTCGCCGCCATAGGGGCCGATGGCCACCCACTTGGCGTCGAGGCCGCTTGCCAGAAAGATGTTCGCCAGAAGAATCAGCGTCGCCAAACGAATGCGCATGGCAACACTTTAGCACCGCCATCGAATCATGTGAATAGGAACGACGAGTTGCCGCAGGTGGCAATTTTGTTTCATTCAGGCACATGGGCGGCGCTGGGCCCTGCGGCGTTGCTGCTGCTGGTGTATCTGCTTTTCGCGGCTTCAGTCCGGCATTTTATGTAAATGCCTTCGGCCATTTTAGGGCTCGGATCAGGCTATCGCAGCAGTAAAAATGTTCTACGCCAACCGCTCTACTGCGCGCCGCCGAGGGGCAGGAATTTGCGCTGCGCGGCGTCATAGGCGGTAACGGAGCCGGGGCCGATGTCATAGACCCAGCCGTGTAGCGCGAGGTCGCCTTGCGCCAATCGCGCCGCCACGGCAGGATGCGAGCGCAGGTTGTTCAATTGAGTGATTACATTCCGTTCCGTCTCGGCCAGAATCAGCTCCGGGCTGGGCTCGGCAACGTGTTGCTCCACTTGAGCATAGCGCAGCCAGGCCTGCACGGTTGGATACTCTTCGAGGCCTGTGGGGTTGAGCGCGCCGCGCATGACTCCGCAATCGGTGTGGCCGCAGACGATGATGTCCGGCACGCGCAGCACCCCGGCGGCGAACTCCACCGTGGCCGAAACGCCGCCCACGGCGTCCGGGTACGGCGGCACGATGTTGCCAATCACGCGGCAGATGAACAGCGCGCCGGGCTTGGTCTGCGTGAGCAGGCAGGGATCAATGCGGGAATCCGAGCAGGTGATGAACAGCGCGTCGGGCCGCTGGCGCGTGGCCAGCGTCTCGAACAGTTCCTTATGTTGCGGAAACACCTGCCGCTGAAACTGTGCAACGCCTTCCAGAATCTTTCCGATGGGCACGGAGTGGTCCTTCCTGGCGGGTGCGCACAACGCAGCCCGGCGTGCTATATTGCAAATATATTCGCACTCGATTTTAGATCATCGCGTT carries:
- a CDS encoding carbonic anhydrase, which produces MGKILEGVAQFQRQVFPQHKELFETLATRQRPDALFITCSDSRIDPCLLTQTKPGALFICRVIGNIVPPYPDAVGGVSATVEFAAGVLRVPDIIVCGHTDCGVMRGALNPTGLEEYPTVQAWLRYAQVEQHVAEPSPELILAETERNVITQLNNLRSHPAVAARLAQGDLALHGWVYDIGPGSVTAYDAAQRKFLPLGGAQ